A single region of the Salvia miltiorrhiza cultivar Shanhuang (shh) chromosome 8, IMPLAD_Smil_shh, whole genome shotgun sequence genome encodes:
- the LOC131000265 gene encoding J domain-containing protein spf31, which produces MGDFSEATSSAAAAAASAANDDLLLKKFFAEVSEVERDNEVSRILSCFKLNAFEYLNLPFTSSIEDVKRQYRKLSLLVHPDKCKHPQAKEAFGALAKAQQLLLDQQERDYILNQVNAAKEELRAKRKKQLKKDTATKLKSLVDEGKYEQEYERSEEFQLQLKLKVRELLTEQEWRRRKMQMRISEEEGRLKKDEEETKEMWKRKREHEEQWEGTREKRVSSWRDFMKGGKKTKKGELRPPKLKTEDPNKSYVQRPLKRG; this is translated from the exons ATGGGTGACTTCAGTGAAGCCACCTCCTCCGCGGCCGCAGCCGCTGCTTCCGCCGCTAACGATGATCTTCTTCTCAAGAAATTCTTCGCCGAGGTCAGCGAGGTCGAGCGCGATAATGAAGTCAGCAG GATCCTTTCATGTTTCAAGTTAAATGCTTTTGAGTATCTTAACCTTCCATTTACATCCTCTATTGAAGATGTGAAAAGGCAATATCGTAAG TTATCATTGCTTGTTCACCCTGACAAATGCAAACATCCACAAGCAAAGGAGGCATTTGGAG CTTTAGCTAAAGCTCAGCAACTGTTACTCGACCAACAAGAGAGGGATTATATTCTGAACCAGGTTAATGCTGCAAAAG AGGAACTTAGAGCAAAAAGGAAAAAGCAGCTAAAAAAAGACACCGCAACCAAATTAAAGTCATTAGTGGATGAG GGGAAATATGAGCAGGAATATGAACGATCGGAGGAATTCCAGCTGCAGTTGAAATTGAAAGTTCGAGAACTCTTAACAGAGCAAGAGTGGAGGAGAAGAAAGATGCAGATGAGG ATATCTGAGGAAGAAGGTAGAttaaagaaagacgaagaagaaaCAAAGGAGATGTGGAAACGAAAGCGTGAACATGAGGAGCAGTGGGAAGGGACAAGAGAAAAGAGG GTTTCTAGCTGGAGGGACTTTATGAAGGGAGGAAAGAAG ACTAAGAAGGGCGAGCTTCGACCACCGAAGCTGAAAACAGAGGATCCAAACAAATCGTATGTTCAAAGGCCACTCAAACGAGGGTGA
- the LOC131000266 gene encoding putative axial regulator YABBY 2 has protein sequence MSVDMNSGGVCYVQCNFCNTILAVNVPGSNVLNVVTVRCGHCANLLSVNMGGLHHSVYLQDFQKQQSVGEAAIKDSGSSSTCNRFAPLQPQHEVQPKMPPIRPPEKRQRVPSAYNRFIKEEIQRIKASNPEITHREAFSSAAKNWAHLPHIHFGLNKTS, from the exons ATGTCAGTGGATATGAATTCTGGGGGAGTTTGTTACGTTCAGTGCAACTTCTGCAACACCATTTTAGcg GTTAATGTTCCAGGAAGCAACGTGTTGAATGTGGTGACTGTTAGATGTGGGCACTGTGCTAATTTGCTGTCTGTTAATATGGGAGGATTGCATCACTCTGTTTATCTCCAAGATTTCCag AAACAACAATCAGTGGGCGAAGCTGCTATTAAAGACAGTGGCTCATCTTCAACGTGTAATAGATTCGCTCCATTGCAGCCTCAACATGAAGTACAACCTAAGATGCCTCCAATACGCC CTCCGGAGAAAAGGCAACGTGTTCCTTCAGCATACAACCGTTTCATAAA AGAGGAGATTCAGAGGATAAAGGCTAGCAATCCTGAAATTACTCATCGTGAAGCTTTTAGCTCAGCTGCAAAAAAT TGGGCACATCTTCCTCATATTCATTTTGGACTCAACAAAACAAGCTAA